In Terriglobales bacterium, one DNA window encodes the following:
- a CDS encoding tetratricopeptide repeat protein: MVTKPTGKTLTMKKPAKPSSSPMQDPQFAQAVQNYEGGLRAMQERKFDKAKAYFQKIVSSGPKELADRASVHLNACNQQLAKTSVSFKTPAEHYDYVVSLMNVGDFVTAREHLEQLVSKNPKLDYIWYGFSVLECLTGHVEESLKKLNQAIQLNPANRFQARSDTDFNNMADDPRFTELLYPEPGASDTGSWSNEGRR; this comes from the coding sequence ATGGTTACCAAACCTACGGGTAAGACGCTGACGATGAAGAAACCGGCCAAACCCAGCTCCTCTCCCATGCAGGATCCCCAATTTGCACAAGCTGTGCAAAACTACGAGGGTGGCCTCCGGGCGATGCAGGAGCGCAAGTTTGACAAAGCCAAGGCCTACTTCCAAAAGATAGTTAGTTCCGGCCCAAAAGAACTCGCCGACCGCGCTTCGGTGCACCTGAACGCCTGCAACCAGCAGCTTGCCAAGACTTCGGTTTCGTTCAAGACCCCGGCCGAACATTATGACTATGTGGTGTCGCTCATGAACGTTGGCGACTTCGTTACGGCCCGTGAGCATCTTGAACAGCTTGTGTCGAAGAACCCCAAGCTCGATTACATCTGGTACGGGTTTTCCGTCCTCGAATGCCTCACCGGCCACGTGGAAGAGTCGCTTAAAAAGCTCAACCAGGCGATCCAGTTAAACCCAGCCAATCGCTTCCAGGCTCGTAGCGATACCGACTTCAACAACATGGCGGACGATCCGCGGTTCACCGAACTCCTTTATCCTGAACCGGGCGCTTCCGACACGGGTTCGTGGTCGAACGAAGGCCGCAGATAA
- the lepB gene encoding signal peptidase I, whose translation MQEQTSAETGRRNPIVAWMRDLMISLIVSAFIIIFLYQPVKVEGTSMQPGLEDQERIFINKFVYRFGPVERGDIVVFHPPEPDSSKSYIKRVIGVAGDRVRIQDGRVYVNGQMLEEPYVPEEYADLRSYPEIKVPSHCYYLLGDHRTSSRDSRDFGPVDERFIYGKAVFVYWPMEKLGKLR comes from the coding sequence ATGCAGGAACAAACGTCAGCAGAGACGGGCAGGCGAAACCCCATCGTAGCGTGGATGCGTGACCTGATGATTTCACTCATTGTGTCGGCATTCATCATCATCTTCCTGTATCAACCGGTGAAGGTGGAAGGCACCAGCATGCAACCGGGCCTGGAAGACCAAGAACGAATTTTCATTAATAAATTCGTGTACAGGTTTGGACCTGTAGAGCGCGGCGACATCGTGGTGTTTCATCCGCCGGAGCCAGATTCCAGCAAGAGCTACATCAAGCGCGTGATTGGAGTGGCGGGGGATCGAGTACGAATCCAGGACGGGCGTGTCTACGTGAATGGACAAATGCTGGAAGAGCCCTATGTCCCCGAAGAATACGCCGATCTCCGGTCTTATCCAGAAATCAAAGTCCCGTCCCACTGCTACTACCTGCTGGGCGATCACCGCACGAGTTCCCGCGACAGCCGCGACTTCGGGCCAGTCGACGAGCGGTTCATTTACGGCAAAGCCGTGTTCGTCTATTGGCCGATGGAAAAGCTGGGTAAGTTGCGGTAA
- the yvcK gene encoding uridine diphosphate-N-acetylglucosamine-binding protein YvcK, protein MGPHAQKNAAKGGIRPLRVVAIGGGTGLSTLLKGLKQYVLHAPYTGEAKPASSVVVIEELTAVVTVTDDGGSSGRLRREFGMLPPGDIRNCIVALSEDEALMSRLFKYRFPESSKLEGHSFGNLFLCALSEITGDFAEAVRLSSDILATRGHIYPATTANCELEALMDDGSRVRGETKITASKHRIVKLEMIPADVQPMKQTLEAIANADMITVGPGSLFTSLIPNLLVHGIPEAIAESRALKVFVCNLMTQANESLGLTAADHLRAIRTHAGGRIFDAALVNTQPISDELKGKYALEGASQIIVDTDAIKSLGVEPILGNFLLEDRGVARHDTYRVAEQLMMLVTARALTAAS, encoded by the coding sequence ATGGGCCCTCATGCTCAGAAAAACGCCGCCAAGGGCGGCATTCGTCCGTTGCGCGTGGTCGCCATCGGCGGAGGGACAGGCCTTTCTACTCTTCTCAAGGGACTGAAGCAGTACGTACTGCATGCTCCTTACACAGGCGAAGCCAAGCCGGCGTCCTCTGTCGTGGTTATCGAGGAACTAACCGCGGTTGTTACCGTCACTGATGACGGCGGCTCCAGCGGTCGACTTCGCCGCGAGTTCGGCATGCTTCCCCCGGGCGACATCCGCAACTGTATCGTGGCGCTCTCCGAGGACGAGGCGCTCATGTCGCGCCTGTTTAAGTACCGCTTTCCGGAAAGCTCAAAGCTCGAAGGCCATAGTTTTGGCAACTTGTTCCTTTGTGCATTGTCGGAAATTACCGGCGACTTCGCCGAAGCCGTTCGTCTTTCGTCAGACATTCTCGCAACGCGTGGTCACATTTACCCCGCCACGACCGCCAACTGCGAACTCGAAGCACTGATGGACGACGGCTCTCGCGTGCGCGGCGAAACCAAAATCACCGCGAGCAAACACCGCATCGTGAAGCTGGAAATGATTCCGGCCGACGTCCAGCCTATGAAGCAGACTCTCGAGGCGATCGCCAACGCTGACATGATCACCGTAGGCCCGGGGTCGCTCTTCACCAGCCTGATACCCAACCTTCTTGTGCATGGAATCCCGGAAGCGATCGCCGAATCAAGGGCTCTTAAGGTGTTTGTTTGCAACCTCATGACTCAGGCGAATGAAAGCCTTGGATTAACGGCCGCCGATCACCTGAGAGCCATCCGCACCCACGCCGGAGGGAGGATCTTCGACGCCGCCCTCGTCAACACGCAGCCGATCTCCGACGAATTGAAAGGTAAATACGCGCTCGAAGGCGCTTCGCAGATTATCGTCGACACCGACGCTATCAAGAGCCTTGGCGTCGAGCCCATCCTCGGCAACTTTCTGCTGGAAGATCGCGGCGTTGCCCGTCACGACACCTACCGCGTCGCCGAGCAACTCATGATGCTCGTTACCGCCCGCGCCCTGACCGCTGCCAGTTAA
- the glmU gene encoding bifunctional UDP-N-acetylglucosamine diphosphorylase/glucosamine-1-phosphate N-acetyltransferase GlmU, with the protein MKKGESIAIAIMAAGKGTRLKSKHPKVLHEIGGKALLRHVIEAAAQVVPIEDVYAIIGYEAELVRKALGDTGVKFILQEEQRGTGHAIMCGREELKKYEHVLVLSGDTPLIRPEVIERLRDFHLQKKAAMTILTAVPPDPFGFGRIVRKKKGGKASDEVQAIVEQKAANKQQLKIGEINTGIYAFASKPLFENIDKLSTDNAHREYYLTDMAVLLGKAKQKVLAVKAGEMAEALGVNSRAELVRLDAQIRAAKCTALMDAGVTIYKPETCTIDADVEIGTDTVIEPFVQLLGKTKVGSDCRIRSGSVIENSAIGDGVLVRQGTIMDSASVHNEAIIGPYSHLRPGSEISEKAHVGNFVETKKVKLGKGSKANHLTYLGDSVIGAGVNIGAGTITCNYDGVNKHTTTIEDGVFVGSDSTLVAPVKLGKGSYVGAGSCITDEVPADALAIGRGRQINKEGWAKAKREAMAAAKKS; encoded by the coding sequence ATGAAAAAAGGTGAAAGCATCGCTATTGCCATCATGGCTGCGGGGAAGGGTACGCGGCTGAAGTCCAAGCATCCGAAGGTGCTGCACGAAATTGGAGGGAAAGCGTTGCTGCGGCACGTGATCGAAGCTGCTGCGCAAGTCGTGCCGATCGAGGATGTGTACGCGATTATCGGGTATGAGGCGGAACTTGTCCGCAAGGCGCTGGGCGACACGGGGGTGAAGTTCATCCTGCAGGAGGAACAGCGCGGGACAGGACATGCCATCATGTGCGGCCGCGAAGAGCTAAAGAAGTACGAGCACGTGCTGGTGCTCTCGGGAGACACCCCTCTGATCCGGCCCGAAGTGATCGAGCGGCTGCGGGACTTTCATCTGCAGAAGAAAGCGGCGATGACGATTTTGACGGCGGTTCCGCCTGATCCGTTTGGGTTTGGACGCATCGTTCGGAAGAAGAAGGGTGGGAAGGCGAGCGATGAAGTGCAGGCCATCGTGGAGCAGAAGGCCGCGAACAAGCAGCAGCTCAAAATCGGAGAAATCAATACCGGAATCTACGCGTTTGCTTCCAAGCCTCTGTTCGAAAATATCGACAAGCTCAGCACCGACAATGCGCATCGCGAGTACTACCTCACCGACATGGCAGTGTTGCTGGGAAAGGCGAAGCAGAAGGTACTGGCGGTGAAGGCCGGCGAGATGGCGGAAGCTTTGGGCGTGAACAGCCGGGCAGAATTGGTACGTCTCGATGCGCAGATACGAGCGGCGAAGTGTACGGCCTTGATGGACGCGGGAGTGACGATCTATAAGCCCGAGACCTGCACGATCGACGCAGATGTGGAAATCGGGACCGACACCGTAATCGAGCCGTTTGTGCAGTTGCTAGGGAAGACCAAAGTCGGCTCAGACTGCCGAATTCGTTCGGGATCGGTGATCGAGAATTCGGCGATCGGCGATGGAGTGCTGGTGCGGCAGGGCACGATCATGGATTCCGCGAGCGTACACAACGAGGCGATTATCGGACCGTATTCGCACTTGCGTCCCGGAAGCGAGATCAGCGAGAAAGCGCACGTGGGGAACTTCGTTGAGACGAAGAAGGTAAAGCTTGGTAAGGGCTCGAAAGCAAATCACCTGACGTATCTCGGAGATTCGGTGATCGGAGCCGGGGTGAACATCGGCGCCGGGACGATCACCTGCAACTACGATGGCGTGAACAAGCATACGACGACGATTGAAGATGGAGTGTTTGTTGGTAGCGACTCAACCCTGGTGGCACCCGTAAAGTTGGGTAAGGGTTCGTACGTAGGCGCGGGTTCGTGCATCACGGACGAAGTTCCTGCAGATGCGCTGGCGATTGGGCGCGGAAGGCAGATCAACAAAGAAGGCTGGGCCAAAGCGAAGCGGGAAGCGATGGCTGCGGCGAAGAAGTCTTAA
- a CDS encoding CYCXC family (seleno)protein — translation MRSIWSAVLMLILALTLFAQSDTPQIPAYHKTAPPKGARLPNILPREQLWGPSFQHDYQIRAYELASRIPNVLYQLPCYCYCDRIGHGSLRTCYETTHAAHCAACLKELYFAYDQNKKGKSVAQIRQAIIKGGWENIDLGTAAQAK, via the coding sequence ATGCGATCAATCTGGAGTGCGGTTCTGATGCTGATTCTCGCGTTGACTCTTTTTGCGCAAAGCGATACGCCTCAGATACCCGCCTATCACAAGACTGCTCCACCCAAGGGTGCTCGTCTTCCCAACATCCTGCCTCGGGAACAGCTTTGGGGACCCTCGTTCCAGCACGATTACCAGATTCGTGCCTACGAACTGGCTTCGCGGATTCCCAACGTTCTCTACCAATTGCCGTGCTACTGCTACTGCGACCGCATCGGTCACGGTAGTCTTCGTACGTGTTATGAAACGACTCATGCCGCCCACTGTGCAGCTTGTTTGAAGGAGTTGTACTTCGCCTACGACCAAAACAAGAAAGGCAAGAGCGTAGCGCAGATCAGACAGGCTATTATTAAGGGTGGATGGGAGAACATTGACTTAGGTACTGCCGCTCAAGCGAAGTAA
- the carA gene encoding glutamine-hydrolyzing carbamoyl-phosphate synthase small subunit: MQAVLALEDGRIFRGKGYGAKGECYGEVVFNTSITGYQEIFTDPSYAGQIVVLTNPQIGNYGTTPEDNEANRPYIEGLIVREFSRVSSNWRSQEVAEEYLERYKIPVLADIDTRALVRHLRDNGVMRGVISTIETDPEKLVAKARSIPKMVGTDLAKVVSTKNRYEWEIGDRSHIPDELVGVKDAEPKHHVVAYDFGIKHNILRKLVGECCRVTVVPAETSADDVLSLKPDGVFLSNGPGDPEPVQYAVNNIRQMMGRVPIFGICLGHQLTGLALGGKTFKLKFGHHGGNHPVKNMVTGKVEITAHNHNFAVDPDSLKASEVELTHVDLNDNTLEGLRHRSMPLFSVQYHPEAAPGPHDSHYLFKDFVKMMEDWKGK; this comes from the coding sequence ATGCAAGCAGTCCTTGCGCTGGAAGACGGGCGAATCTTCCGCGGCAAAGGTTACGGCGCCAAAGGCGAATGCTACGGCGAAGTCGTTTTTAATACTTCCATCACCGGCTACCAGGAAATCTTTACCGACCCTTCTTATGCCGGGCAAATCGTAGTTCTCACCAACCCGCAGATCGGCAATTACGGCACCACTCCGGAAGACAACGAGGCCAACCGTCCTTATATCGAGGGACTGATCGTGCGCGAGTTCTCGCGGGTGAGTTCGAACTGGCGCTCGCAGGAAGTGGCGGAGGAGTACCTGGAGCGCTACAAGATCCCGGTGCTGGCGGATATCGACACGCGTGCGCTGGTTCGGCATCTGCGTGACAACGGCGTAATGCGCGGGGTGATCTCGACGATCGAGACGGATCCCGAAAAGCTGGTGGCAAAGGCGCGCTCGATCCCGAAGATGGTCGGCACGGATCTGGCGAAGGTCGTCTCGACTAAGAACCGCTACGAGTGGGAGATCGGCGACCGCTCGCACATTCCGGATGAACTTGTCGGCGTGAAGGACGCCGAGCCGAAGCATCATGTGGTGGCGTACGACTTCGGCATCAAGCACAACATTCTGCGGAAACTCGTGGGCGAATGTTGCCGCGTGACGGTGGTTCCGGCCGAAACGTCGGCAGACGACGTGCTTTCGTTGAAGCCAGATGGCGTGTTCCTGTCGAATGGGCCCGGCGATCCGGAGCCGGTGCAGTACGCGGTGAATAACATCCGACAGATGATGGGAAGGGTGCCGATCTTCGGAATCTGTTTAGGCCATCAGCTCACGGGGCTTGCACTGGGCGGAAAGACGTTCAAGCTGAAATTCGGACACCACGGCGGGAATCATCCGGTGAAGAACATGGTCACGGGCAAGGTGGAAATCACGGCGCACAACCATAACTTTGCCGTGGATCCGGATTCGCTGAAGGCAAGCGAGGTGGAACTGACGCACGTGGACCTGAACGACAACACCCTTGAGGGCCTGCGTCACAGGAGCATGCCGCTGTTTTCGGTGCAATATCACCCGGAAGCGGCGCCGGGCCCGCACGACTCGCATTATCTGTTCAAGGATTTCGTGAAGATGATGGAGGACTGGAAGGGGAAGTAG
- a CDS encoding carboxypeptidase-like regulatory domain-containing protein — protein MMRTLYIPAVALALFGSSSADVHVFEPRQVRSVCGVVLAGGKAVAGAAVKLQSEKQDRIIAEAETDKEGRYLFKSISKGKYWVQIESPVGVGAVFVVLKKPSSSVCTELIETNIHPGQLPDDENSVVRNLSGDVHVDSKVEPSEIAIQRPLETPLPISECPGEEIQPNLVLNRPTRITGYLRDETTAPFRKSQMVLRKYKPPSTFADARTISTGEDGTFDFGVIEPGTYRLLASPHRGFAQPDKLDCYEQTDCKLDIVLVANPTDLPYAACPIK, from the coding sequence ATGATGCGAACACTCTACATCCCTGCAGTCGCTCTCGCCCTCTTCGGTTCATCGAGCGCAGACGTTCATGTGTTCGAGCCAAGACAGGTTCGGAGCGTCTGTGGGGTTGTTCTGGCCGGAGGGAAAGCTGTCGCGGGTGCGGCAGTCAAATTGCAATCAGAGAAGCAGGATCGAATCATCGCAGAAGCCGAGACGGACAAAGAAGGGCGATATCTGTTCAAGTCGATTTCCAAAGGCAAATACTGGGTGCAGATCGAATCGCCAGTGGGCGTCGGTGCAGTTTTCGTTGTTTTGAAAAAGCCCAGCAGTTCCGTTTGCACAGAATTGATTGAGACCAATATTCATCCAGGACAGCTCCCTGACGACGAAAATAGTGTGGTCAGAAATTTGAGTGGCGATGTTCATGTCGATTCGAAAGTTGAACCCTCAGAAATTGCGATCCAACGTCCTTTGGAAACGCCGCTTCCCATCAGCGAATGCCCGGGCGAGGAAATTCAACCTAACCTCGTACTCAACCGACCGACCCGTATAACCGGCTATTTGCGTGATGAAACAACAGCGCCCTTCAGAAAATCGCAAATGGTCTTGCGGAAGTACAAACCTCCTTCAACATTCGCGGACGCAAGAACCATATCAACAGGCGAAGACGGAACGTTTGATTTCGGAGTTATCGAGCCAGGCACGTATCGCCTGCTGGCTTCGCCTCATCGCGGGTTCGCGCAACCTGACAAATTGGATTGTTATGAACAAACAGATTGCAAGTTAGACATTGTCCTAGTGGCCAATCCTACCGATTTGCCCTACGCGGCCTGTCCGATTAAGTAA
- the carB gene encoding carbamoyl-phosphate synthase large subunit, translating into MPRRNDISKILIIGSGPIVIGQSAEFDYSGTQACKALKAEGYEVVLANSNPATIMTDPEFADRTYIEPLTRDYLEEIIRIEAEMMPTLGKGFAVLPTVGGQTALNLAVELADGGVLEKYNVQLIGAQLEAIKKAEDRLMFKDAMTRIGLDVPKSALVNNLKDGLDFSSKIGFPVILRPSFTLGGSGGGIAYNREELLELLARGLDLSPVHEVLLEESVLGWKEFEMEVVRDTKDNCIIICSIENFDPMGVHTGDSITVAPAQTLTDREFQYMRDASLAVMREIGVETGGSNVQFAINPNTGRMVVIEMNPRVSRSSALASKATGFPIAKIAAKLAVGYTLDELRNEITRKTPACFEPTLDYVVVKIPKWQFEKFPGADESLGPQMKSVGEAMAIGRTFKEALMKAVRSLETGKSLASQRIEPKILIHRLVTPHPERLQYIRYALRTGMSIKEIHKMTSIDPWFLYQLKEIDDISQSLAKHTAADVPEGMIRDGKRAGLSDVRIADLWGLRNGKGAANTVRELRTKLGIRPVYKRVDTCAAEFESYTPYLYSTYEEEDEATPTDKKKVIILGSGPNRIGQGIEFDYCCCHAAFALHDDGYETIMVNCNPETVSTDYDTSDRLYFEPLTFEDVLEVYQHEAAAGAPVGMIVQFGGQTPLNLALPLKAAGVPIIGTSPESIDLAEDRKRFGKLLEELEIPQPPGATAASVEEAVAAANKIGYPVLLRPSYVLGGRAMQITYDDSSVVRYMKEAVEYSQERPVLIDHFLESAIEVDVDCLSDGEDCVIAGIMQHIEEAGIHSGDSSCVLPAVDIAPDLLQTMREMTFKLARALKVIGLMNIQFAIQNGKVFVLEVNPRASRTVPYVSKATGVPLAKIAARLMTGRKLREFLPENVERATDLDTGNCYYVKSPVFPWNKFMGVDTVLGPEMKSTGEVMGVAETFGEAFAKAQIAAGAKLPTKGNVFISVNDRDKQHVVEIAKLYVDLGFKLIATTGTAAALEDAGFEVERVYKVKEGRPNVVDLIKGERIHLIINTPQGPDPYFDEKAIRRAAINARVQSITTIAAAKAAAEGIAALQRGEVNVKALQELHAEHGVSA; encoded by the coding sequence ATGCCTAGAAGAAACGACATCTCCAAGATCCTCATCATCGGCTCCGGCCCGATTGTTATCGGCCAGTCGGCGGAATTTGATTACTCCGGCACGCAGGCGTGCAAGGCGCTGAAAGCCGAAGGCTATGAAGTAGTGCTGGCGAATTCGAATCCGGCCACGATCATGACCGACCCCGAGTTTGCCGACCGCACTTACATCGAGCCGCTCACGCGCGACTATCTCGAAGAGATCATCCGTATTGAAGCCGAGATGATGCCGACGCTCGGCAAAGGCTTTGCGGTCCTGCCGACGGTTGGCGGACAGACGGCGCTGAACCTCGCCGTGGAGCTTGCCGACGGAGGCGTGCTCGAGAAGTACAACGTGCAGTTAATCGGCGCGCAGCTTGAGGCGATCAAGAAGGCCGAAGACCGCCTGATGTTCAAGGACGCGATGACGCGCATCGGGCTCGACGTGCCGAAGTCCGCATTGGTCAACAATCTGAAAGACGGATTGGATTTCTCGAGCAAGATCGGGTTCCCGGTGATTCTGCGTCCGTCGTTCACGTTGGGCGGCAGCGGGGGCGGCATCGCTTATAACCGCGAAGAACTGCTGGAGTTGCTGGCGCGCGGACTTGATCTATCGCCCGTCCATGAAGTGTTGCTTGAAGAGAGCGTGCTGGGCTGGAAAGAGTTCGAGATGGAAGTTGTCCGCGACACGAAGGACAACTGCATCATCATCTGCTCGATTGAGAATTTTGATCCGATGGGCGTGCACACGGGCGATTCGATCACGGTCGCTCCGGCACAGACGCTTACCGACCGCGAGTTCCAGTACATGCGCGATGCGTCGCTGGCAGTGATGCGCGAGATCGGCGTGGAGACCGGCGGATCGAACGTGCAGTTCGCCATCAATCCCAACACAGGCCGCATGGTCGTCATCGAGATGAACCCGCGCGTGTCGCGCTCGTCGGCATTGGCTTCGAAGGCGACGGGATTCCCGATTGCTAAGATCGCGGCGAAGCTTGCTGTCGGCTACACGCTCGATGAGCTTCGCAATGAAATCACAAGAAAGACGCCAGCGTGCTTCGAGCCGACACTCGACTACGTTGTCGTAAAGATTCCGAAATGGCAGTTCGAGAAATTCCCCGGCGCCGATGAGAGCCTTGGTCCGCAGATGAAGTCTGTCGGCGAGGCGATGGCGATTGGGCGCACCTTCAAAGAAGCGTTAATGAAGGCGGTGCGCTCGCTGGAGACGGGGAAGAGCCTGGCATCGCAACGCATTGAGCCGAAAATCCTCATCCACAGGTTGGTTACGCCGCATCCGGAGCGTTTGCAGTACATCCGCTATGCGCTGCGAACGGGGATGTCGATCAAAGAGATCCACAAGATGACGTCGATCGATCCGTGGTTTCTGTACCAGTTGAAGGAGATCGACGACATCTCGCAATCGCTGGCAAAGCACACGGCTGCCGACGTGCCGGAGGGGATGATCCGCGATGGTAAGCGCGCGGGGCTGTCGGATGTGCGCATCGCCGACCTGTGGGGATTGCGCAACGGCAAGGGCGCCGCAAATACTGTGCGCGAGTTGCGGACGAAGCTCGGAATCCGTCCGGTGTACAAGCGCGTGGACACCTGCGCGGCGGAGTTCGAGAGTTACACGCCTTATCTGTACTCGACCTACGAAGAAGAAGACGAGGCGACGCCGACCGACAAGAAGAAGGTGATCATTCTCGGCAGCGGGCCGAATCGCATCGGGCAGGGAATCGAGTTCGACTATTGCTGTTGCCATGCGGCATTCGCGCTGCACGACGACGGCTACGAGACGATCATGGTGAACTGCAATCCGGAGACGGTTTCGACGGATTACGACACCAGCGATCGCCTGTACTTCGAACCGCTCACGTTCGAAGACGTGCTTGAGGTTTATCAGCATGAGGCGGCGGCGGGTGCTCCGGTGGGAATGATTGTGCAGTTTGGCGGACAGACGCCGCTGAACCTGGCGCTTCCGTTGAAGGCCGCTGGCGTGCCAATTATCGGGACGTCGCCGGAGTCGATTGATCTGGCGGAGGACCGTAAGCGGTTCGGCAAGTTGCTGGAAGAACTGGAAATCCCGCAGCCACCGGGGGCGACCGCGGCGTCGGTGGAAGAAGCGGTTGCGGCGGCGAACAAAATTGGGTATCCGGTGCTGCTGCGTCCTTCGTACGTGCTCGGCGGCCGGGCGATGCAGATTACGTATGACGACTCGTCGGTCGTCCGTTACATGAAGGAGGCGGTCGAGTATTCGCAAGAGCGTCCGGTACTCATCGACCACTTCCTGGAGTCGGCAATTGAGGTTGACGTGGATTGCCTGTCGGACGGCGAAGACTGCGTGATCGCTGGAATCATGCAGCACATTGAAGAAGCGGGCATTCACTCGGGCGACTCCTCGTGCGTGCTGCCGGCGGTGGACATCGCTCCCGACTTGCTCCAAACGATGCGCGAGATGACATTCAAACTGGCGCGGGCGCTGAAGGTGATCGGGCTGATGAACATCCAGTTCGCCATCCAGAACGGAAAGGTGTTCGTACTGGAGGTGAACCCAAGGGCGTCACGCACGGTGCCCTATGTGTCGAAGGCTACGGGCGTGCCGCTGGCGAAGATTGCAGCACGGTTGATGACCGGACGCAAATTGCGCGAGTTCCTGCCGGAAAACGTGGAGCGCGCGACGGACCTCGATACCGGCAACTGCTACTACGTGAAGTCGCCGGTGTTTCCGTGGAACAAGTTCATGGGCGTGGACACGGTGCTCGGCCCAGAGATGAAGTCGACGGGCGAAGTGATGGGCGTGGCCGAGACGTTTGGGGAGGCGTTCGCGAAGGCGCAGATCGCGGCGGGGGCAAAGCTGCCGACGAAAGGCAACGTCTTCATCTCCGTGAACGATCGCGACAAGCAGCACGTGGTGGAAATCGCGAAGCTGTATGTTGACCTTGGCTTTAAGCTGATCGCAACGACCGGTACGGCGGCGGCGCTGGAAGACGCGGGCTTCGAAGTGGAGCGCGTGTACAAGGTGAAGGAAGGGCGTCCGAACGTGGTGGATTTAATCAAGGGCGAGCGCATTCACCTCATCATCAATACGCCGCAGGGGCCGGATCCATATTTCGACGAAAAAGCCATTCGAAGGGCCGCCATCAATGCACGTGTGCAGTCGATCACGACGATTGCCGCGGCAAAGGCCGCTGCAGAAGGCATCGCGGCATTGCAGCGCGGCGAAGTGAACGTGAAGGCGCTGCAGGAGCTTCACGCGGAGCACGGGGTGAGCGCGTAG
- a CDS encoding DUF1028 domain-containing protein yields MKLFKALCLCVSVLQCVVLMAQERPHRPVHTFSIVARDPQTGEMGAAVQSHWFSVGSNVIWAEAGVGAVATQSFIDPSYGPLGMALMKAGKSAPEALKSLLAGDSGQAVRQVAFVDAKGNVMSWTGAGDMPAAGTIVPNRTDTMKLGCGGGQDCAKLCPQKDPKLLQPCGGYAEIGKDFSAQANLMANDKIWPAMAKAYQESKGDLAERMLAALEAAQAVGGDIRGRQSAAIIIVKAQSSGQPWKDKVFDLRVDDAAEPIKELRRLVTLQRAYNHMNAGDHAVELGDHELALKEYSTAEDTAAKAEGVLPSRVAEMMYWHAVELVNINRVDESLPLFKKAFAMEKGWIELTPRLLKVGLLPNDPKLLERILSQSK; encoded by the coding sequence ATGAAACTCTTCAAAGCTCTGTGTCTCTGCGTTTCTGTCCTGCAATGCGTAGTTCTCATGGCACAGGAACGGCCACATCGTCCAGTCCATACTTTCTCCATTGTTGCGCGTGATCCGCAGACCGGCGAGATGGGTGCTGCGGTTCAGTCGCACTGGTTCTCCGTTGGATCGAACGTGATCTGGGCGGAAGCAGGCGTTGGCGCGGTGGCGACGCAGTCCTTTATCGATCCGAGTTATGGGCCGCTTGGGATGGCGCTGATGAAGGCGGGGAAGAGTGCGCCGGAGGCGCTGAAGTCGCTGCTGGCGGGGGACTCGGGACAGGCGGTGCGGCAGGTGGCGTTCGTGGATGCGAAGGGCAATGTCATGTCGTGGACTGGTGCCGGTGACATGCCGGCAGCGGGGACCATTGTCCCGAACCGAACTGACACAATGAAACTAGGCTGCGGAGGCGGCCAGGATTGCGCGAAACTGTGTCCACAGAAAGACCCGAAGCTGCTTCAACCTTGTGGCGGTTATGCAGAAATCGGCAAGGACTTCTCCGCGCAGGCCAACCTCATGGCCAACGACAAGATTTGGCCCGCGATGGCGAAGGCTTATCAAGAGTCGAAGGGTGATCTCGCCGAGCGGATGCTTGCCGCTCTGGAAGCGGCGCAAGCGGTAGGCGGCGACATCCGCGGGCGGCAGTCAGCGGCAATCATCATTGTGAAGGCGCAGTCGTCCGGGCAGCCGTGGAAGGACAAGGTCTTCGACTTGCGTGTGGACGACGCTGCTGAGCCGATCAAGGAACTGCGACGGTTGGTCACGCTGCAACGCGCGTACAACCACATGAACGCCGGAGACCACGCGGTCGAGTTGGGCGATCACGAACTGGCGCTCAAGGAGTATTCAACCGCTGAGGACACCGCGGCGAAGGCCGAGGGAGTCCTGCCGAGCCGGGTGGCGGAGATGATGTACTGGCATGCGGTGGAGCTGGTGAACATCAACCGTGTGGACGAGTCGCTACCGCTCTTTAAGAAGGCCTTCGCCATGGAAAAGGGCTGGATCGAGTTGACGCCGCGGCTGCTAAAGGTTGGGCTGCTGCCGAATGATCCCAAGTTGTTGGAGAGAATCCTGTCACAATCGAAATAG